A region from the Candidatus Binatia bacterium genome encodes:
- a CDS encoding serine hydrolase domain-containing protein: MSTLRATTIALVLCPALLAATVREAPSSLIDTELDRALQDVVAAPDGPPGAIAVVQRGGRLEVFTAGLGDVAQRRRMRPTDHMRVASVAKAFSGAVALSLVDRGLLSLDDTLGELLPGLGNGWESVTLRDLLNHTSGVPSFTSSLEFAERIDAFPRVPVPPRALVEYVADEELEFEPGSRYSYSNTDNILVGLMAEAATGRAYQHLLAARVLSPLGLRQTSLPSGYRMPRPYIHGYDVAPGLPFDVSEILAAGYTWASGGVVSTPLELNRFIRAYAGGKLFGGEARAQQLEFIPGASSEPPGPGRNSAGLGIFRYETDCGTLYGHTGNIFGYTQFAAATLDGRRSVVVSVNEQISPGIRDDVFELLHRAYEVAACAALAD; this comes from the coding sequence GCGCGCTGCAGGACGTGGTCGCGGCGCCCGACGGTCCGCCGGGCGCGATCGCGGTCGTGCAGCGCGGCGGACGCCTCGAGGTCTTCACCGCCGGGCTCGGCGACGTCGCGCAGCGCCGTCGCATGCGGCCGACCGATCACATGCGGGTCGCGAGCGTCGCCAAGGCCTTCAGCGGCGCGGTTGCGCTCTCGCTCGTCGACCGCGGGTTGCTGTCGCTCGACGACACGCTCGGCGAGCTTCTGCCCGGGCTCGGCAACGGCTGGGAGAGCGTCACGCTGCGCGACCTCTTGAACCACACGAGCGGCGTGCCCTCGTTCACCTCGAGCCTCGAGTTCGCCGAGCGCATCGACGCCTTTCCGCGCGTTCCGGTGCCGCCGCGCGCGCTCGTCGAGTACGTCGCCGACGAGGAGCTCGAGTTCGAGCCGGGCTCTCGCTACAGCTACTCGAACACCGACAACATCCTGGTCGGGCTCATGGCGGAGGCCGCGACGGGCCGCGCATACCAGCACCTGCTCGCGGCGCGCGTGCTGAGCCCGCTCGGTCTGCGTCAGACGTCGCTGCCGTCCGGCTACCGGATGCCGCGGCCGTACATCCACGGCTACGACGTCGCTCCCGGCTTGCCGTTCGACGTCAGCGAGATCCTCGCCGCGGGCTACACCTGGGCTTCGGGCGGCGTGGTGTCGACGCCGCTCGAGCTGAACCGCTTCATCCGCGCCTACGCCGGCGGCAAGCTGTTCGGCGGCGAGGCCCGCGCGCAGCAGCTCGAGTTCATTCCCGGCGCGTCGTCGGAGCCGCCCGGCCCCGGACGCAACTCCGCCGGCCTCGGCATCTTCCGCTACGAGACGGACTGCGGCACGCTCTACGGCCACACCGGCAACATCTTCGGCTACACGCAGTTCGCCGCGGCGACGCTCGACGGACGCCGCTCGGTGGTCGTGTCGGTGAACGAGCAGATTTCACCGGGTATCCGCGACGACGTGTTCGAGCTGCTGCACCGCGCCTACGAGGTCGCGGCCTGCGCCGCGCTCGCCGACTGA
- a CDS encoding DUF4336 domain-containing protein — protein MAHAQSDDRPLEQLDRDLWIATRPLKLVVGDIGTRMTVIRLANGDLVLHSPVALDPATRAALDALGRVRWVVGPCKVHHFYLAEYVTAYPDAELVGAPGLAEKRRDLRFAHVLDAETAQRLWGDEVLACPVAGAPLMNEVALLHPTSRTLILTDLVFNLGSSKRAGLFLRLVGATRGFGPTRIVRLAIRDRAAARRSLDQILRWDFDRVVMAHGDVLATGGHAALAHAFAWLGPGGGA, from the coding sequence ATGGCGCACGCGCAAAGCGACGACCGCCCGCTCGAGCAGCTCGACCGCGACCTCTGGATCGCGACCCGCCCGCTGAAGCTCGTCGTCGGCGACATCGGCACGCGCATGACGGTGATCCGCCTGGCGAACGGCGATCTCGTCCTGCACTCGCCGGTCGCGCTCGACCCTGCGACCCGCGCCGCGCTCGACGCCCTCGGACGCGTGCGCTGGGTGGTCGGCCCGTGCAAGGTGCACCATTTCTATCTCGCCGAGTACGTCACGGCGTACCCGGATGCGGAGCTGGTCGGCGCACCCGGGCTCGCCGAAAAGCGTCGCGACCTGCGCTTCGCGCACGTGCTCGACGCCGAGACCGCGCAGCGGCTCTGGGGCGACGAGGTGCTCGCCTGTCCGGTCGCGGGCGCGCCGCTCATGAACGAGGTCGCGCTGCTGCACCCGACGTCGCGCACGTTGATCTTGACGGACCTGGTGTTCAACCTCGGCTCGTCCAAGCGCGCGGGGCTCTTTCTCCGGCTGGTCGGCGCGACGCGCGGCTTCGGGCCGACCCGCATCGTGCGCTTGGCGATCCGCGACCGCGCCGCGGCCCGACGCTCGCTCGACCAGATCCTGCGCTGGGACTTCGACCGCGTCGTGATGGCGCACGGCGACGTGCTCGCGACCGGCGGCCACGCCGCGCTAGCGCACGCCTTCGCCTGGCTCGGCCCCGGCGGCGGTGCTTGA